A genomic segment from Streptosporangium roseum DSM 43021 encodes:
- a CDS encoding ABC transporter substrate-binding protein, whose product MKRPLKISSAVALTAGLVALAGCGGQETTATAQGGSSFGECEVTENPPTHKLSTMKEGVLTVAASLPFPAGYRGNTLESVDGGYMYCLDAEIANRAGLKKINLVNASFEALVTAKSSNFDFAVWDIYDTPERRKVVDFSTPYNTYGTGVLVKSGSSLAASTIKDATVGVLAGSVQLKYVQETLKPKDFRVFSSNDDLFNAVLAGQIDAALNDTATVMPRAANSGGKLKVVGAYPVGGDVAALFPKGSANVQVVDRILADMKKDGTLDAIMDKWLNPILGGDPGKLPDWAA is encoded by the coding sequence GTGAAGAGGCCACTAAAGATCAGCAGCGCCGTCGCACTGACTGCGGGGCTCGTTGCGCTCGCCGGCTGCGGCGGCCAGGAGACCACCGCGACCGCGCAGGGCGGATCGTCCTTCGGAGAGTGCGAGGTCACCGAGAACCCGCCCACCCACAAGCTGAGCACGATGAAGGAAGGCGTGCTCACCGTGGCGGCCTCGCTGCCGTTCCCGGCCGGCTACCGGGGCAACACCCTGGAGAGCGTGGACGGCGGCTACATGTACTGCCTCGACGCCGAGATCGCCAATCGCGCGGGCCTGAAGAAGATCAATCTGGTCAACGCCTCGTTCGAGGCGCTCGTCACCGCCAAGTCCTCCAACTTCGACTTCGCGGTCTGGGACATCTACGACACCCCGGAACGCCGCAAGGTCGTCGACTTCTCCACCCCGTACAACACCTACGGGACCGGCGTGCTGGTCAAGTCCGGATCGAGCCTCGCGGCCTCGACGATCAAGGATGCCACCGTCGGCGTGCTCGCCGGCTCGGTGCAGCTCAAATACGTCCAGGAGACCCTGAAGCCCAAGGATTTCCGGGTGTTCAGCTCCAACGACGACCTCTTCAACGCCGTCCTCGCCGGTCAGATCGACGCCGCCCTGAACGACACGGCCACCGTGATGCCGCGGGCGGCCAACTCCGGCGGCAAGCTCAAGGTGGTCGGCGCCTACCCCGTCGGCGGCGACGTCGCCGCCCTCTTCCCCAAGGGTTCGGCGAACGTCCAGGTCGTGGACCGGATCCTCGCCGACATGAAGAAGGACGGCACCCTGGACGCGATCATGGACAAGTGGCTCAACCCGATCCTCGGCGGGGACCCCGGCAAGCTCCCTGACTGGGCGGCCTGA
- a CDS encoding amino acid ABC transporter permease, with protein sequence MNVQASGTRMTDGLAPGDNASEPARPLSTRGYLSGAAVLALLTVVVCYAFAGAALPAGQPLRIVLGIVLPAVIVGGPLLAAYRGSSLSDQEWAAGRYVAARVAAARSRNASIASLGLTGFIAIVSLAGLLVFTNDGAVQKTFLNGEFMVKSAADIGKALLINVEIAIGAQILAMVFGLLLAIGRLLPGKGFWPVRALCIAYIDVFRGIPSVVLIYLVCFGLPLTEVPILSEGDPILYAVVALSLTYSAYNAELYRAGIESINKSQTSAALSMGLSQPDVLRFVILPQMSRNIAAPMLSTFIGLQKDTALVIVVGIIDAFSQAKIYSANDFNLSAVTAVCFLFVLITIPQTRLVDYLLARSSTRKKGV encoded by the coding sequence ATGAACGTCCAGGCATCCGGCACGAGGATGACGGACGGGCTCGCCCCCGGCGACAACGCCTCCGAGCCCGCCCGCCCCCTGAGCACGCGCGGATACCTCAGCGGCGCGGCGGTCCTGGCCCTGCTCACCGTCGTGGTGTGCTACGCGTTCGCCGGCGCGGCCCTGCCCGCGGGGCAACCGCTCCGCATCGTCCTCGGGATCGTGCTGCCGGCGGTGATCGTGGGCGGCCCGCTGCTGGCCGCCTACCGCGGCAGCAGCCTGTCGGACCAGGAATGGGCGGCCGGCCGGTACGTCGCGGCACGCGTGGCCGCCGCGCGGTCGAGGAACGCGTCGATCGCCTCGCTGGGACTGACCGGCTTCATCGCGATCGTCTCGCTGGCCGGCCTGCTCGTCTTCACCAACGACGGCGCCGTGCAGAAGACGTTCCTCAACGGCGAGTTCATGGTCAAGAGCGCCGCGGACATCGGCAAGGCGCTGCTGATCAACGTGGAGATCGCCATCGGCGCGCAGATCCTCGCGATGGTGTTCGGGCTCCTCCTCGCCATCGGCAGGCTGCTGCCCGGCAAGGGGTTCTGGCCCGTACGGGCGCTCTGCATCGCCTACATCGACGTCTTCCGCGGCATCCCGTCCGTGGTGCTGATCTACCTCGTGTGCTTCGGGCTCCCGCTCACCGAGGTGCCGATCCTCAGCGAGGGCGACCCGATCCTCTACGCGGTCGTGGCGCTGTCGCTGACCTACAGCGCCTACAACGCCGAGCTCTACCGCGCGGGCATCGAGTCCATCAACAAGAGCCAGACCTCCGCGGCGCTCTCCATGGGCCTGTCCCAGCCCGACGTCCTCAGGTTCGTGATCCTGCCGCAGATGTCGCGGAACATCGCGGCGCCGATGCTGAGCACGTTCATCGGGCTGCAGAAGGACACCGCACTCGTGATCGTCGTCGGCATCATCGACGCCTTCAGCCAGGCGAAGATCTACTCGGCCAACGACTTCAACCTCTCCGCGGTGACGGCCGTGTGCTTCCTGTTCGTCCTCATCACGATCCCGCAGACCCGTCTCGTCGACTACCTGCTCGCACGGTCGAGCACGAGGAAGAAGGGGGTCTGA